The genomic stretch cagtagtagtaggagtagtagtagtagtaataatagtagtggtggtggtggtagtggtattgtagtggtagtggtagtggtggtggtggtggtggtggtggtggtggtagtggtagtggtagtggtagtggggtggtggtggtggtggtagtggtaatggtagtagtagtggtggtagtggtaatggtggtggtggtggtggtggtagtagtggtagtggtagtggtagtagtggtggtggtagtggtggtggtggtggtggttgtggtggtggtagtggtagtggtagtggtagtagtggtagtcgtggtagaggtagtagtagtagtggtagtagtggtagtagtggtggtgttggtggtggtggtggtggtggtagtagtggtagttgtagtggtcatggtagttgtagtggtagtggtggtggtagtggtggtggtagtcgtagtggtagtggtagtggtagtggttgtcgtagtcgtagtagtggtagcggtagtggtagtggtagcggtagtggtaatggtagtagtggtagtcgtggtaTAGCCGTGGTAGtcgtggtagaggtagtggtagtagtggtagtggaagtggtagtagtagtagtggtagtagtggtcgtgttggtggtggtggtggttgtggtagtggtagttgtagaggtagtggtagttgtagtggtcgtggtagtggtagtggtagtagtggtagtggtggtagtgatGGTAttggttgtagtagtggtagtggtagtagaattagtagtggtagtggtaggtgtagtggtagtggtagtggtagtggtagtgttagtggtagtggtgATAGTGGTattggcagtggcagtggcagtagtggcagcagcagtagtagtagtagtagtagtagtagtagtagtagtagtagtagtagtagtagtggtagtggtagtagtagtgttggtggtagtggtagtggtagtagtggtagtgttggtggttgtagtagtagtggtagtagaagtagtagtggtagtggtaggtgtagtggtaatagtggtggtggtagtggaggtagtggtagtagtggtagtggtaaaagtggtagtggtagtagtggtagtaggtgtagtggtagtgatagtggaggtagtggtagtagtgctAGTGGTAGTGCTAGTggaggtagtggtagtagtagtggtagtggtggtagtgatGGTAGTggttgtagcagtagtagtgatCGTGATGATTGTGGTTGGagtagtagtggaagtggtagtggtggtggcagtggatgtagtagtagtagtggtagtggttgtagtggtagtaatagtagtggtagtggtagtggtcgtagtagtagtggaagtggtagtggtagtggtagtggtagtggtagtggtagtggtggtaatggtagtgttagctgtagtggtggtggtggtagtggtagtgatagtggtagtagtggtaatagtggtggtagttgtggtagtggtagtaatagtagttatggtagtggtagtagtggtagtggttgtggtagtaatagtagtggtagtggtagtagaagtagtagtggtagtggtagtgacagtgacagtggtagtagtagtggtagtggtagtggtcggtgtagtggtagtggtagtggtattggtaatagtggtaatggtagtgatAGTggaggtagtggtagtagtggtagtggtagtagttgtggtagtggtagtggtagtagtggtagtagtagtggtagtagtagtagtagtagtcgtagtggtggtggtggtggtggtagtgatagtggtggtagtggttgtcgtagtagtagtggtagtggtagtagtattatattctaatataatgtttgattgattaaataagtgttacaaaaagtgattatttaatctagtgggggaatgttatattatttcatataatataatattagattaaatagtgtgacaaaatgtgatttgtcacaccttataacatattattgagagtcacaaaattggatacatgtgtgtgcccaaatatgacatattttggagttgcaaaatcaattacaaatttgtaactcccaaatattacccaataatgtgtatattatatgttacacatttgagattgaatttcataaagccatgatgaatatggctgttggagacatgtttctAACTCAAAATAGGTGTTTGGacgttacaaaatcatgtgggaaaggatttgggacgttttggaaaattgatttttttgtgctgaaaatggcctatggccgcggcctgggggacagaagccaatGGCCGCGgctagtgaggctgacagcctatgtgaattttcagttttttccaaattgaacggttctaacatcccaaataactctcaaatctccattttaattctataaacatccaattaaacattggtaacagccatggggttggtggaattagaaattcaaaggggtatctcaagctctataaataggagcctaatgctcacttgtatgacgcaccatttttcatccacaaagcacttggctgaaaaattcaccttgaggcttgattattccagagagttatttccttgagagatcccttagtgcttagagaatagggggaaataagcttttagacaaatgttttttaaccttgttcaagttggtgatccccactactctacactttggttgagtatgagtttgtgttttccattgatttttcatttaattgttcttcttgtattattattgtattgagtttgtaatcctctttttctatttttatttacatatttattggtatctcttgttttagcgttttagttctaataattctcttAATTCTCttctctacatttacttgtattgttggtcattgagttgtaaacctatttatctatcatctagtccattgtattctttgcatagagttgtattttttgtttttccattgagcaataaaatatattctctaacaagtagtagtagtggtagtggtagtggtagtggtggtggtagtggtagtgatagtaGGGGTAggggtaatggtagtggtagtgattgtagtggtagtggtagtagtggtggtagtggtagtggttgtagtggtggtagttgtagtggtagtggtagtagtagtggtggtggtggtagtggtagtggtaggggtaggggtagtagtggtagtggtggtggtaggggtagtagtggtagtggtagtggtagtagttgtggtggtagtagtagtagtggtagtggtggtggtaaagtttttaagctttaagCTTCCAAAATGTGTATATAAACATctcaaatgtgtagatcttgaaaaaataccaaaattctaaaacaaaaaaatcacctcaaacaaaCAGCCAAGTGAAAATTTATGCATTTTTTATGAATTGCATCGATGTTCATCGAGGTGTGCCGAATTTCATCGagacatctttttttttttttatgaaatcaTGATTCTTAAGAGCCCATCGAGCTGGGCATCAAGGTGTATCaagttttttgtaaatttttacgTTTTACATCTGATCAAATtgagaaaaaattgaaaaaaaaaacaagaaagcaTGCAAATAATTATTCGAAAATGCATAAATTAGTGTCTTAGTTGAAATTTTAATGggtttaagttttaaatcatTAGAAACTATCatgagtaatttttttttatctctatGGATTACTTAAGAGGAGAAATGGAGGGGAAAAGAGAAAGGAGAAATGGAAGGGAGAAGACAAAAAGAGAGAggagaaactaaaaaaaaatagtgaGTAGGTGATAATGTTGGGGCGTTGTCGGTCTTGATCATTGTGGTAGGTAGAGagtggagaagatgaagctaagAAGAGAATAAAAGAAGTAATTGGAGAGGTATTTTTGGAAACAAGTACAATAGTCCCATGAAAATGTGTGTGCAAATAGAATTGCAATTTTTTTATTACAAGAGACATCATCCAGCATAAAATCTCAAATTTCCCATTAACAAATcgtttgagctcaataattacaattttttttcttaagatTAATCCCTAAAATCAAAAAGCAAAACTCAAAAGCATTCAGAAGAAATACATTGAAATAAAAGGGTAATCTGGGgatttcaattttaaaaaatagaataaattaaggaaacaaacaaaaacaaaaacgtATATGGAATGATTGACCAAAAAAAAAGCATCCATAACCATTTCTTTTTTGTTGATTGACAGGTGAGTtatgttattatttatttaattagtttttaactGACAAGTCAAAACTCAGAATTACTGTATTGTACTCATCGCCGGAGCCTACTCTAACCGCCGCCGCCGCTGCTCTCGCCGCCCCTTCGTCAGCCAAGTATAATAAGCCATCATTTTCTTTTCGTAATGATTTtccatttttaatttaaattaaatttggttGGGAATTAAAATCAAAAgcatattttgtaatttttactttcttttattattttaggaGTATTAGAGCAACCTGGGTTGCTTTAGGGAAATGCTTTCTTTTATGCTTGTTAGAGGTGGAGTAGGTAAATAAGATAGAGGGAAttattttgaaagaaaattgCCTATGTTGCCCGCAGTAGTAatgttacttttatttttttttcttgtttttgatTGGTTAAGTTTATTAAAAAAGTTATAACTAGATAACTTAAGCCCCCTTCCATTGTTGATGCTCTtaggggcttcaaaaagagcccCATTATTGgagttttttttgtatttttgacTTGTGAATTATTTTcggcataattttttttttacaagtgtgtatattgtagttatttagaacatcatgtacattttcagaaaattcctaataatttacagtgccgaaaactaggtttaaacatgttatttttcacgcgcataaaaaaattagtcacgtttacaataacaaatttttaaactagtttttgacactgtaaattatttagaattttttaaaaatttataagaagttctaaataactacaatatacacaatcatacAAATAAAGTAAGATAGCATAACAAAATCCTTAGGTCTCTTTTTAAAGCACCTACTAAAAAAAATTtccattattttatttatattttaccaaaccttaaataaataaaaaaatccgtcattttcaataataaatcgtttaaaaaaattaaaaggcGTACTTCCTTCTTTTACCAAATGTTTTTTGATCAAGATTCTCTGAttccataaatataaatatatttggtgACGGGTGTGGTGAAATTTCATCTCAGACGAAGGAGAGAGTGGGTACAGCACACTCTGAGTCAACTCGGCCATGTTTCAACCTAACAACCAGGTGATGATTCCCTTCACAATTTCCCTCTTCAATTCTGTTTGGCTCCGCAGAAAACTACAGAGATCATCCGAAGCTTGGCTTCGGCCTTTAATCTCCCTAAGTTGTTTTGAATTTTTGCTTGGGTACCAAATTTAGTCCAATGCATGTTCTTCTCTATCCTTTAGTTTCAGTACTGTTTCAATTTTTCATGAAATGCACTTCAATGGTGTTAAGTTTGTGATTCTCTATGTTTTCTTTATCTTGTGTGGATACCTTTGTAATTGTGAGTTTTAGCCTAATTCTCATATTCTTGTCCAGGAATTTCAATTTTCCTTCGATATACTATACTCTTGAACTCTAGGTTTTTCTGCAAACAAGTCAACCATGTTTTGCCCCCCTTTTGGTTAAAGAGTATGTTTGATTATTGACCATTTTTTTACAGAAGCTCTTTTGAGGGAAATGGTTTGTTAAAAAATGTAGAAATTGTTGCAtggttttttctttttcagaaatATATATTCTTGGTTATGTCAGTATAGTTTTATGAAGAATATTTGAGAAAACTTTAACATCCTTTGTTCTTGCAGCCTTCTCTTTATGGAAATGCATTGGCTGCTCAAGACCCACCAGCATCTATGCAGGGAAATCCAAATGGAATGGATATAGTTGTTGTTAAGGATGACGGTAATGGAAGTTTTTCACATGCAGAATCCATCATCCAATACTCTAAGGTTGTGACAAAAATGTCTCTGATTATCTGTATTTACTATTTTTATGATTATGTTTACCTTCTTTGCAATAAAAGTTGGCTGAGAATTTGTATTCATTATTTTTTTGCCATAAGTTTTGTTGCACTATGATTAGATATGAGTTGCACAATAACTTTGCTATTGACTTGTCTTCGCAGAAACTTCAAGATGATCTACATATCATAGGTTTGAAAATCAAGCAGCATGAGGAGAgcataaattttttgaaatcccAGAAAAGCAAATTCGATGACTCAATTCTTGATTTGCAAGGTATGGCTGTAATCCGCTACCCGTTTTATTTTGTCTGTAGGGTCTGTGTTCGCATTGTGTGTGTAAACCGCAAACAGCTTCTCAACTGTTAAGGGTTAGCCTGGTAGATAATTTATGAGTGAAGATCTTGCAAGTTAGAAATCCAAAGAAATAATTTGATAATTGGTGTTCAGTACACAACCCTTTTTTACTTGGTGGTCCTTTGAAAAACATGTCTATTCTTTATTGTCACTTTCTTTTATCCTTGTAGTTTCCATTCTGAAATTtgcttccttcagtttctttaggCAAGTACCATTCTTCTGCAACAAAGATTGAAACTGAGGACCGTTCCCATCTTCAAAATGAGGATGAAATATGTGGACAGATTTTACAGCATGAAAGATCTGCTGCAGGCATTTTATGCCTGCTGAAAGCTCGACATGGTAGTCAGGTCTCTAATCTTACAATGACCAAGGATGTACTGGGTATTGTTGCTACACTTGGAAAAGTGGATGATGATAACCTTAGCAGGTAAAGTGACTATGCAAATTTTTATTTGTACCTTCCTTTTCAGTTCAGAGTCATACATCAGTGATTTAATTCAAATTAGGGTTATTATTATGTAACTTTACTAATACTGACAAGATGGAAATGAAAGTTGGATGGATATCTATAAATATCCTTTGTAGTTACTATCTAAGTGTTAGACTGATAGAGGAACAGCATTGAGGTGTTACCATGTTTGACATTTTTTCTGTACTTGAAATGTAGGCTTTTCTCAGAGTATCTGGGAATGGAGACTATGATGGCAATTGTCTGTAAGACAAATGAAGGTGTCAAAGCTCTAGAAGTATATGATAATGAAGGCTGCATAAATAAAACCGCTGGTCTTCATGGGATCGGTGCTTCTATTGGGAGGGCTTTGGAAGGACGATTTATTGTTATTTGTCTTGAAAATTTAAGGCATGAGTCTTAAGCATTGCCTTTGTTGAGGAAATCTTGGCTAGTATTAATTCTTTCTTTATTATATTTGCTGCTTATTCAAATGAATCTTTCTTGTTTATTTCCACAGACCATATGCTGGTGAGTTTGTACTTGATGACCCTCAAAGGAGGCTTGATCTTCTAAAGCCAAGATTGCCTAATGGAGAGTGTCCACCTGGCTTCCTTGGATTTGCTGTAAATATGATAAGTGTGGATAGCACAAACTTGTTTTATGTTACAGCCAGTGGTCACGGCCTTAGGGAGACCCTATTTTATAGTCTTTTCTCTCGTTTGCAAGTATATAAAACCAGGGTGGACATGCTAAATGCACTCCCCTGTATAAGTGATGGAGCCCTTTCTTTAGATGGAGGAATAATCAAGGCTACTGGAATCTTTTCCCTTGGAAACCGGTAAGAACATCTGTTAACAGCTATGAATTGAAATAATCATGAACATGTTTTGTTGAATCTCAGTATGAATGGATCTCTTCAAACCTCTACTTGATTGGTTTGGTGATAAAATTTTCACCTACATAAATGTTAGTAATTGTTTGATTAAAGCAGCCTTTGCTGCTTCTTATTCCAGAATCAATTTACATGTTGTTATTATTACCATGATTTCATAGCCATGGCTTGCTTCATTATGGGCTTTAAACCTATTTGATGCAGGCAAGATGTAAATGTGAGATTCCCTAAGTCAATGGTGGCCTTGAGCCTACCTGAAAGCTATCTTGGAGCCGAGAGGCAAATCAAGGAGTTGAAATGGAAGAAGGAAAAGATGGCAGAAGATGTTAAGAGAGAACAGACTTTACTAGACAATGCGAAGCTCAAATTCGATCGAAAGAAGCAAGAGTTTCTTAAGTTCCTTGCTGAAAGTTCATCATACGCATCTCAGGTAACTCTTATTCTTCTTCCTCTCGCTATTACGCCTTATTTTCCAAGACAGTTTGAGACCACTGAAAACAGAGGCATAAATAAAGCTATGCACTTTTTACTTGGTAAAATTCAACCATACTTTAGAAACTAGTTTTTAATGGTAAGTTTTTGTGATAAATGGCAGATAAATTCAACGCAAAGTAGACTGACCCCCAGATGAATGTATCTTCAAGAATAAATATAGGAGATATGGAAGTTTTCTAATGACAAACTCCTCTGTTGGAATGTTTGTGAAAGCAGACCAACTATGATGATAGGTTTAGGGGAGATTGCATTTTCTCCAGTGAAGTTAgattgatttgtttttttttctccttCCTCAGTTTAGATTCTACTGTAGTGGTAGGGTTTTGCTTCTGCTTCACTGCAATGGTAGTGATTAGTGGATAATTTTACTGTATTATAACATTTTCATCATCCACCAGAAGCACAATTTCTATTGAATACAAACACAACCAGCATGAAatcttccttctttttttttggtgataaatAACATCATTAAGTGGTAACATTTGGCTCAAtgtatttgaaaattttcttttttAGATTCCGGATGTCTTTCGTAAtctatttgttatatgtagtttTTCCAATAAAACTAaccaattagtttttttttttttaaaaaaaaacaataacaataataaacaaatGGATTGAAGATGGTGTTCCTGTTATTTTATCCCTATTCAGCTATTTATCCCACTAAACCAAATTACTTGTTTTAATGGAGAACTTAGCTGACATTAACTATAACAtatctaacaaaaaaaaatacatgatttAACATTTTCTTATCAAaggaaataagcaaaattttagaTTACTTCTTTCCTGTGCCAATCAAATCTGACcgaattttatataataataatgtatacaaagtataaaaaataaaattattgtagAGATTTTGTATTGTTGTTTTGGAAATTAATTTTAACTTTTTgatttactaaaaaaaaaaattaattttttgattttaatctaataattataacaaattatttttttaatcaatatatcatcaattttaataaatatttaatgcAATTTTTCATACAAAAATTGATCATATTGAtgtagaaaatatttttttttaattaccatatatataatgtataaaaaaaaagttaacatctaaagagctatataggcatctcttaattttttttaatatattaaattaatattccAAATGATTAAAATACacaattttaatattttagttCAATGGATTATAATTTTAAGTACATCACTTTctattataacaaaaaaaaaaactaattctTTTTTCCTAAAATTCTTGTCTCTTAATtctaaaaattattaattaaacagtAAAATGATAAAATATCATCATTAAATAAACTATCTAATATTAAAATGAATTTATTACATTATTATAATTCataaaaaacacaatttttatgAATTATAAgagcaatttaaaaaaaaaataataatttagtttggaata from Humulus lupulus chromosome 5, drHumLupu1.1, whole genome shotgun sequence encodes the following:
- the LOC133834494 gene encoding protein DEFECTIVE IN MERISTEM SILENCING 3 isoform X2, whose amino-acid sequence is MFQPNNQPSLYGNALAAQDPPASMQGNPNGMDIVVVKDDGNGSFSHAESIIQYSKKLQDDLHIIGLKIKQHEESINFLKSQKSKFDDSILDLQVSLGKYHSSATKIETEDRSHLQNEDEICGQILQHERSAAGILCLLKARHGSQVSNLTMTKDVLGIVATLGKVDDDNLSRLFSEYLGMETMMAIVCKTNEGVKALEVYDNEGCINKTAGLHGIGASIGRALEGRFIVICLENLRPYAGEFVLDDPQRRLDLLKPRLPNGECPPGFLGFAVNMISVDSTNLFYVTASGHGLRETLFYSLFSRLQVYKTRVDMLNALPCISDGALSLDGGIIKATGIFSLGNRQDVNVRFPKSMVALSLPESYLGAERQIKELKWKKEKMAEDVKREQTLLDNAKLKFDRKKQEFLKFLAESSSYASQINSTQSRLTPR